The Litchfieldia alkalitelluris genome has a window encoding:
- a CDS encoding MFS transporter: MPTWKRNLWILWIGAFFTAASFSMVIPFLPIFLLQIGVHDHTELWSGLIFSSAFFAGAIATPFWGSMADKYGRKPMIIRAGFALFVVYTLMAFVTNPYQILGLRILQGLLSGYIPGAIALIGTNTPREKVGYALALISSATASGMIMGPLLGGGMAELVGNRWAFASAGIIVFFATLLIIFWVKEENFKPSKEKSSIKRDFKVALNNRPFLLVLILTLIVSCSVMTIEPILPLYIADLSGSSKYASLLTGFIISLPGIASALFAPIWGKWADKVGFKRVLFIGLLGAGIGTLAQIIFSQIWGFSITRFIYGVFYCAIFPALNGLVVTSTQEEFRGRAFSLNQTSNQIGGMIGPIIGGLLGGVFPVQSVFLVTGILLLGAMGTVYWNTDKSRIPAKKEVITSK; this comes from the coding sequence ATGCCAACCTGGAAACGAAATTTATGGATACTATGGATTGGAGCATTTTTTACAGCAGCCAGCTTTTCAATGGTTATCCCTTTTTTACCGATATTTCTACTTCAAATAGGAGTACATGATCATACCGAACTGTGGTCAGGATTGATATTTAGTTCTGCATTTTTTGCAGGTGCAATCGCAACACCGTTTTGGGGAAGTATGGCTGATAAATATGGTAGAAAGCCGATGATCATTCGGGCAGGATTCGCACTTTTTGTTGTTTATACACTAATGGCGTTTGTCACAAATCCATATCAAATATTAGGATTACGCATCCTACAAGGATTATTAAGTGGATATATTCCAGGAGCGATAGCTTTAATTGGTACGAATACACCAAGGGAGAAAGTGGGTTATGCTCTAGCTCTCATTTCTTCAGCGACTGCATCAGGAATGATTATGGGCCCATTATTAGGAGGAGGAATGGCAGAACTCGTAGGAAATCGTTGGGCATTTGCAAGCGCAGGGATTATCGTTTTTTTTGCAACCCTCCTTATTATTTTTTGGGTAAAAGAAGAAAACTTTAAGCCAAGTAAGGAAAAAAGCTCTATTAAAAGAGACTTTAAAGTAGCGCTCAACAATCGACCTTTCTTACTTGTACTTATCCTAACCCTTATAGTCAGTTGCTCAGTCATGACGATTGAACCGATTCTTCCTTTATACATTGCGGACTTAAGCGGTTCTTCTAAATATGCATCGTTACTTACAGGTTTTATCATTTCGCTACCTGGGATTGCTAGTGCTCTATTTGCACCAATCTGGGGAAAGTGGGCAGACAAAGTTGGATTTAAACGTGTTTTATTCATTGGTCTGCTGGGTGCTGGAATTGGAACATTGGCTCAAATCATTTTCTCCCAAATATGGGGTTTCTCAATCACTAGGTTTATATATGGTGTCTTTTACTGCGCGATTTTCCCTGCACTAAATGGGCTCGTTGTTACATCTACCCAAGAAGAATTCCGTGGACGAGCATTCAGTTTGAATCAAACCTCAAACCAAATTGGCGGAATGATTGGTCCAATTATTGGTGGGTTACTTGGAGGAGTATTTCCGGTTCAAAGCGTATTTTTGGTAACCGGAATTTTATTATTAGGTGCAATGGGAACTGTATATTGGAATACAGATAAATCGAGAATCCCGGCGAAGAAAGAAGTCATTACCAGTAAATAA
- a CDS encoding ribose-phosphate diphosphokinase encodes MDYQLKENFKLFALNSNQTLSKEIANLLGCKIGKSSVTRFSDGEIHIHIEESIRGSEVFVVQSTSYPSNEHIMELLIMIDALKRAAAKTINVVIPYYSYSRQDRKARAREPITAKLIANLLERAGASRVLTMDLHAPQVQGFFDISLEHLVGVPIFVDYYQNKGLDDVVFVAPHKGSVVRARKMAARLGAPIALIDRRHPERNMSEIMNIVGHIEGQNVIIVDDLIDTAATISNAAAALAEKGAKAVYACCTHAVLSGEAINRIEQSAIKELVVTNTIEIPSEKKIEKLITLSVAPLFVDAIDRIHNEKALSPLFE; translated from the coding sequence GTGGATTATCAACTTAAAGAGAACTTTAAATTATTTGCATTAAACTCAAACCAAACGCTATCAAAAGAGATAGCCAACCTTTTAGGTTGTAAAATAGGAAAAAGCTCTGTTACGCGTTTTAGTGATGGAGAAATTCATATTCACATAGAAGAAAGTATTCGGGGAAGCGAAGTATTTGTTGTTCAATCTACTTCATACCCAAGTAATGAACACATTATGGAGCTTCTAATCATGATTGATGCCTTGAAAAGAGCAGCTGCAAAAACAATTAATGTGGTTATACCATACTACAGTTATTCACGCCAAGATCGAAAAGCTAGAGCAAGAGAACCTATTACGGCAAAACTGATTGCAAACCTCTTAGAAAGAGCAGGGGCTTCAAGAGTACTGACGATGGACTTACATGCACCTCAAGTTCAGGGCTTTTTTGATATTTCTCTGGAGCACCTAGTAGGGGTACCAATCTTTGTAGATTATTATCAGAATAAGGGATTAGACGATGTCGTGTTTGTTGCTCCGCATAAAGGCAGTGTCGTAAGAGCCCGGAAAATGGCCGCCAGATTAGGTGCACCTATTGCTTTAATTGACAGAAGGCACCCTGAACGAAATATGTCTGAAATTATGAACATTGTAGGTCATATAGAAGGACAAAATGTGATTATTGTCGATGATCTAATTGATACAGCGGCTACTATTTCCAACGCAGCGGCAGCCTTAGCTGAAAAAGGGGCAAAAGCAGTGTATGCTTGCTGTACACACGCGGTACTTTCTGGGGAAGCGATTAATAGAATTGAACAGTCAGCCATTAAAGAGTTAGTGGTGACGAATACGATTGAGATACCATCAGAAAAGAAAATAGAAAAGCTGATTACCTTATCTGTTGCACCGTTGTTTGTAGATGCGATAGATCGCATTCATAATGAGAAAGCATTAAGCCCTTTATTTGAGTAA
- a CDS encoding rhamnogalacturonan lyase, translating into MKKASLSKKIVTNVLATSLLFTGVVGAQAAAGKDKTPVSSNNGIQLEHLDRGLVAASTSEGNFLSWRLLANEVTGYTDNGLTGANFNVYRDGKKIATVDNSTNFLDKDGTSDSVYFVSVVVGKKELDKSEAVSPWADSYYDLPLHKPEDGVTPAGEAYTYHANDMSVGDVDGDGQYEFFVKWDPSNSKDVSQKGYTGNTYIDAYKQDGTILYRIDLGVNIRSGAHYTQFLVYDFDGDGKAETMFKTAPGTKIIKFDSTGTVASEEYITMPQEDLDAGYSHSDDYRMSSEDYYDHVVEMFMGWHEHEEVIAGNWPATLEESFGIEPEYSYPLSKEDAASLADYFIDVYAPARSSRNDLRDFEGFIVKGPEYLTVFNGETGKEMETIHYKTERHDDGLMWGDYAMSRIEPGNRVDRFLAGVAYLDGEKPSAIFARGYYTRSTLVSYDWDGKNLKEKWTVDSGWAPMTNPFNDGPHGRPGTNEEFALLTTQGAHSLSTADVDGDGKQEIIYGSSTIDNDGSLLYNSRAIMPEGSGMPGVEAGLGHGDALHVADIDPDREGLEIFMVHEGGRWAPYGYALRDAATGEVIYGGYTGKDTGRGMIGDVDPEQRGLETWAVGLWSADGKKISNIGPGTNMNIKWAGDMTTQIVNGSRDQTPSIDDWKKGKVLTAEGTRTNNWTKGNPNLVADVFGDWREELLVRTEDSSAIRIYLSDEVTDRKLYTLMHDAQYRTGIAWQNTAYNQPAYPSFYFASDTDFANVSVPEYWSPGEVSALEKLMGEYKASGQLKGPLTSQLENTLRQVEHHLQKGSEKQAIKFMDKYLNQLNHKTKQTHISSTAKMNLSHHAQLFIDRLE; encoded by the coding sequence ATGAAAAAAGCTTCATTATCAAAAAAAATTGTTACCAATGTTTTAGCAACTAGTCTGTTATTTACAGGAGTAGTTGGTGCACAAGCAGCGGCTGGGAAGGACAAGACTCCAGTTTCTAGCAATAATGGAATCCAACTTGAGCACTTAGATCGAGGTTTAGTAGCGGCATCCACATCTGAAGGAAACTTTCTTTCATGGCGATTACTGGCTAATGAAGTCACCGGGTATACGGACAATGGTTTGACTGGCGCAAACTTCAATGTGTATCGTGATGGCAAAAAAATCGCAACAGTTGATAACAGCACTAACTTCTTAGATAAAGATGGCACATCTGATTCAGTTTATTTTGTAAGCGTTGTCGTAGGTAAAAAGGAGCTAGACAAAAGTGAAGCAGTGTCTCCTTGGGCTGATTCCTACTATGATTTGCCACTACATAAGCCAGAAGATGGAGTAACTCCTGCAGGTGAAGCTTATACGTATCATGCAAATGATATGAGTGTTGGTGATGTTGATGGTGATGGCCAATATGAATTTTTCGTTAAATGGGATCCGTCTAACTCTAAGGACGTTTCACAAAAAGGGTATACAGGAAATACGTATATTGATGCCTACAAACAAGATGGAACAATTTTATATCGAATTGACTTAGGAGTAAATATCCGCTCTGGCGCCCATTACACCCAGTTCTTAGTCTATGATTTTGATGGAGATGGAAAAGCAGAAACCATGTTTAAAACTGCCCCAGGTACAAAAATCATCAAGTTTGATTCAACTGGAACTGTAGCTTCAGAAGAATATATTACCATGCCACAAGAAGATCTAGATGCTGGTTATAGTCACAGTGATGACTATCGTATGAGTAGCGAGGATTATTATGACCATGTGGTCGAGATGTTTATGGGCTGGCATGAGCATGAAGAGGTCATAGCTGGAAACTGGCCGGCAACATTGGAAGAAAGCTTTGGTATAGAGCCTGAATATAGTTACCCGTTATCTAAAGAAGATGCAGCAAGTCTAGCAGATTATTTTATTGATGTGTATGCTCCTGCAAGAAGTAGCCGTAATGATTTAAGAGATTTTGAGGGCTTCATTGTGAAAGGTCCTGAGTATTTAACTGTATTTAACGGGGAAACAGGAAAAGAAATGGAGACGATACACTATAAGACTGAACGTCATGACGATGGATTGATGTGGGGAGATTATGCGATGAGCAGAATTGAGCCGGGCAACCGCGTTGATCGATTTCTTGCTGGTGTAGCTTATCTTGATGGAGAGAAACCGTCAGCAATTTTTGCCCGTGGATATTATACTAGATCTACACTTGTTTCATATGACTGGGATGGTAAGAATCTGAAGGAAAAATGGACGGTGGATAGCGGCTGGGCTCCGATGACAAATCCGTTTAACGATGGACCACATGGTAGACCAGGGACAAATGAAGAATTTGCTTTACTGACAACTCAAGGAGCACACTCATTAAGTACGGCCGATGTGGATGGAGATGGCAAGCAGGAAATCATCTATGGATCTTCTACAATCGACAATGATGGTTCCCTTTTATATAATTCACGCGCAATAATGCCTGAAGGTAGTGGCATGCCAGGAGTAGAAGCAGGACTTGGACATGGGGATGCCCTTCACGTGGCTGATATTGACCCAGACCGCGAAGGCTTAGAAATCTTTATGGTACATGAAGGCGGACGTTGGGCGCCATATGGATATGCTTTACGAGATGCAGCGACTGGTGAAGTAATTTATGGAGGATACACTGGAAAAGATACTGGCCGAGGCATGATAGGTGATGTTGATCCGGAACAAAGAGGCTTGGAGACTTGGGCTGTTGGATTATGGTCGGCAGATGGGAAAAAAATTAGTAATATCGGACCTGGAACGAATATGAATATAAAATGGGCTGGGGACATGACAACCCAAATCGTGAATGGTTCACGTGACCAAACCCCTTCGATTGATGACTGGAAAAAGGGCAAAGTTCTTACTGCTGAAGGAACTAGAACAAACAACTGGACAAAGGGTAACCCAAACCTAGTAGCTGATGTATTCGGTGACTGGAGAGAAGAGTTACTTGTGCGTACCGAAGATAGCTCAGCAATCCGTATTTACCTTAGCGATGAGGTAACAGACCGTAAGCTTTATACACTTATGCATGATGCACAATATCGAACAGGAATTGCATGGCAAAACACAGCATATAATCAACCTGCATATCCAAGCTTCTATTTTGCATCAGATACAGATTTCGCGAATGTTTCAGTTCCAGAATATTGGAGTCCTGGTGAAGTAAGTGCCTTAGAGAAGCTTATGGGGGAATATAAAGCTAGTGGACAATTAAAAGGTCCTTTAACTTCTCAATTAGAAAACACATTAAGACAAGTTGAGCACCATTTACAAAAGGGCTCAGAAAAACAAGCGATTAAATTTATGGATAAGTATTTGAATCAACTTAACCACAAAACAAAGCAAACACATATTTCTTCGACAGCTAAAATGAATTTATCTCATCATGCACAGTTATTTATTGATAGATTAGAATAA
- a CDS encoding DegV family protein — MRKIILTTESGADLPEDLASRYAVQVVPMHIIMDGKDYLDGSLPIKDIYDYYGRTKKIPSTTSTNAHEYQEFFTKIKSDYPDCIIVHIGYTSKASSSFQNAVIAAEEFEDLFLIDALNVTGGLTAIVMYAVSLLEKEPDIEPVRLVEKIESMVPKSRLAFIPGSLEFLRAGGRVSNIAYLGGALLKIKPCIELIDGKLVSTKKYRGKMNVVSEKLMREFLTQYNIDREQLYFIYSIGLEESIKQQMDELAKETGFKNVKWIQAGAMITTHSGPGGFGVAGLEL; from the coding sequence GTGAGAAAAATTATTTTGACTACTGAAAGTGGAGCGGATTTACCTGAAGATTTAGCTAGCCGATATGCTGTTCAAGTGGTTCCTATGCATATCATTATGGATGGTAAGGATTATTTAGATGGTTCTTTACCTATTAAAGATATTTATGACTATTATGGACGCACCAAAAAAATACCATCTACAACCTCCACTAATGCTCATGAATATCAAGAGTTTTTTACAAAAATAAAATCGGATTACCCAGATTGCATTATTGTCCATATTGGTTACACGTCAAAGGCATCTTCCTCGTTTCAAAATGCGGTAATCGCAGCGGAAGAGTTTGAAGACCTTTTTCTAATTGATGCTTTGAACGTAACAGGTGGTTTAACAGCTATTGTCATGTATGCTGTATCTTTGTTAGAGAAAGAGCCTGATATTGAACCTGTACGATTAGTTGAAAAAATAGAGTCAATGGTTCCTAAGTCAAGGTTGGCTTTCATTCCCGGCAGCTTGGAATTTTTAAGAGCCGGTGGACGTGTAAGTAATATTGCGTATCTTGGAGGAGCGTTGTTAAAAATAAAGCCGTGCATAGAATTAATTGACGGAAAGCTTGTTTCTACAAAAAAATACCGTGGGAAAATGAACGTTGTTTCTGAAAAACTTATGCGAGAGTTTTTAACTCAATATAACATTGATAGAGAACAGCTTTATTTTATCTACTCAATCGGACTTGAAGAAAGTATCAAACAACAGATGGACGAACTTGCCAAAGAAACTGGATTCAAAAATGTAAAATGGATCCAAGCTGGTGCAATGATTACTACTCACTCTGGACCTGGAGGATTTGGAGTTGCAGGGTTAGAGTTATAG
- a CDS encoding NADP-dependent oxidoreductase — MKAVAIEQYGSRDQLKLMELAYPTVKPKDVLIEVHAAAVNPVDIAIREGYLHRRLNSSFPLILGYDVAGVVKEVGEKVTNFSIGDEVYSYPELTRNGTYADYVSIDESFVARKPRNISFYEAASIPLVGTAAWRGLVERGNVGHGQRVLILGGSGGVGSFAVQLAKSLGAYVVATTSRSNVDFVKKLGADEVLDYTTDHFSYEQGFDLVFDTVGRNVFEQAFEIIKADGKLITIATFPTEKDHIKAQKKGIHLEFFISDPSGEVVKKITTLIENKKVKPITGEIFSIDEIVKAHELSETNHARGKIVISIK; from the coding sequence ATGAAAGCAGTCGCAATAGAACAGTACGGAAGTAGGGATCAATTGAAGTTGATGGAGCTTGCATACCCAACCGTTAAACCAAAAGATGTGTTAATTGAGGTACATGCAGCAGCTGTGAATCCAGTTGATATTGCGATCCGCGAAGGCTACCTCCATCGTAGGTTAAACTCTTCCTTTCCACTTATATTAGGGTATGATGTGGCGGGTGTTGTAAAAGAAGTCGGGGAAAAAGTGACTAATTTTAGTATTGGGGACGAAGTGTATAGCTATCCTGAGTTAACAAGAAACGGTACATATGCAGACTATGTGAGTATTGATGAAAGTTTTGTTGCTAGAAAACCACGAAATATTTCTTTTTATGAAGCAGCCTCAATCCCACTAGTTGGAACAGCTGCCTGGCGGGGATTGGTTGAAAGAGGGAATGTTGGACACGGACAAAGAGTGCTTATACTTGGTGGTTCAGGTGGGGTTGGTAGCTTTGCCGTACAGCTTGCGAAAAGCTTAGGTGCTTATGTAGTAGCAACAACGAGTAGAAGCAATGTTGATTTTGTGAAAAAGCTCGGAGCAGATGAGGTATTAGATTATACTACAGATCATTTTTCCTACGAACAAGGTTTTGATCTTGTCTTTGATACGGTAGGGAGAAATGTATTCGAGCAAGCCTTTGAAATAATTAAGGCAGATGGGAAATTAATTACTATAGCTACTTTTCCAACTGAAAAGGATCATATCAAAGCGCAAAAAAAAGGAATTCATCTAGAATTCTTCATTAGTGATCCTAGTGGAGAAGTAGTAAAAAAGATTACTACATTAATAGAAAATAAAAAAGTAAAACCGATAACAGGTGAAATTTTTTCAATCGATGAGATTGTAAAGGCACATGAACTTAGTGAAACAAATCATGCTCGTGGAAAAATTGTCATTTCAATTAAATAA
- a CDS encoding calcium-translocating P-type ATPase, PMCA-type, which translates to MNDFFMKTSREVLDELNVTEKGLVSEDIDKRREQYGYNELAEGKRKSAIEVFFEQFKDFLVIILIAAAVISAFLGKFESTIVIMVVIVLNAILGTVQHLKAEQSLNSLKALSSPTAKVLRNGQKIEIPSRELLVGDILFLDAGDFVSADGRIIENHSLQINESSLTGESLSVEKDVAPIAEQDVPIGDKKNMVFSGSFVTYGRAVVVVTNIGMNTEIGKIANLLESAKEKKTPLQASLDQFGKKLAGIIIAIAILIFVIDIIRGNELADSFMFAVALAVAAIPEALSSIVTIVLAFGTQKMAKENAIVRKLHAVESLGSISVICSDKTGTLTQNKMTVQQVYANQRVIEHDQLDLENHIEKRILFMSLLCNDSVTIDKKEIGDPTEIALVDLGEKYQLDELKIRDEFPRIKELPFDSDRKLMSTVNNYEGQKLMFTKGALDVLLSRVAKIETSDGIIDFTEKHKQEIENVNMEFSMSGLRVLGFAYKEVDEGTTIGFEDENDLTFVGLISMMDPPREESAGAVASCIDAGIKPVMITGDHKITASAIAKQIGILKIESEAVEGSEIEKWSDQELKEKVTDISVYARVSPEHKIRIVRAWQEKGNVVAMTGDGVNDGPALKQADIGIAMGITGTEVAKEASSMVLTDDNFSTIVKAISNGRSIYANIQNSIKFLLAGNMGGVLSVLYASILALPVPFAAVHLLFINLLTDSLPAIAIGLEPHNKKIMKEKPRDINTPLLNKAFAKRVSVEGVIIAIATLIAFHIGLSTGDALVASTMAFSTLCLARLFHGFNSRSNQSLFKIGFFSNKYLWYAVILGVVLLHLVLFLPPLMGVFEIATLNAAQFGTIYGLSLVPLVVIQLFRLFFSK; encoded by the coding sequence ATGAATGATTTTTTTATGAAAACATCAAGAGAAGTGTTAGATGAATTAAATGTCACGGAAAAAGGACTAGTATCTGAGGATATAGATAAACGTCGTGAACAATACGGATACAATGAATTAGCTGAAGGGAAAAGAAAATCAGCCATTGAAGTGTTTTTCGAACAGTTCAAGGACTTTTTAGTCATTATTCTAATTGCTGCAGCAGTGATCTCAGCTTTTTTAGGAAAGTTTGAGAGTACAATTGTTATCATGGTTGTTATTGTCCTGAATGCAATCTTAGGAACGGTTCAGCACCTAAAAGCAGAACAAAGCTTGAATAGCTTAAAGGCATTGTCTTCGCCTACCGCAAAAGTCCTAAGAAATGGTCAAAAGATTGAGATTCCTTCTAGGGAGCTGTTAGTTGGCGATATTCTATTTCTTGATGCAGGTGATTTTGTAAGTGCTGATGGGAGAATAATAGAGAATCACAGTTTACAAATCAATGAAAGTTCACTTACGGGCGAATCGTTAAGTGTCGAGAAGGATGTTGCCCCAATAGCTGAGCAGGATGTTCCTATTGGAGATAAGAAGAATATGGTCTTTTCAGGCAGTTTTGTTACATATGGCCGTGCTGTAGTCGTTGTTACAAACATTGGTATGAATACCGAAATCGGAAAGATTGCAAATTTACTTGAGTCAGCTAAAGAGAAGAAGACACCGCTTCAGGCAAGTCTTGATCAATTTGGTAAAAAACTTGCAGGTATTATCATTGCAATTGCGATTCTTATTTTCGTCATAGATATCATCAGAGGAAATGAACTAGCTGATTCGTTTATGTTTGCAGTTGCACTTGCAGTTGCAGCCATTCCAGAGGCTTTAAGCTCGATTGTTACAATTGTATTAGCCTTTGGAACCCAGAAGATGGCTAAAGAAAATGCCATTGTTCGAAAACTTCATGCTGTCGAAAGTCTAGGGAGTATATCTGTGATTTGTTCTGATAAAACAGGGACGTTAACTCAAAACAAAATGACGGTTCAACAAGTGTATGCGAATCAACGAGTTATTGAACACGATCAATTAGACTTAGAGAATCACATTGAAAAAAGAATCTTATTCATGTCTTTACTATGTAATGATTCAGTGACGATTGATAAAAAGGAAATTGGTGATCCAACAGAAATCGCACTGGTTGACCTTGGTGAAAAGTACCAATTGGATGAACTGAAGATAAGAGATGAGTTCCCGAGGATTAAGGAATTACCATTTGACTCAGATCGAAAACTGATGAGTACAGTCAACAACTATGAAGGTCAAAAGTTGATGTTTACCAAAGGAGCATTAGACGTCCTATTGTCACGGGTAGCAAAAATTGAGACCTCTGATGGAATTATCGATTTTACCGAAAAACACAAACAAGAAATTGAGAATGTAAATATGGAATTTTCAATGAGCGGTCTTCGGGTTCTTGGGTTTGCTTATAAAGAGGTGGATGAAGGGACAACAATTGGATTTGAGGACGAGAATGACTTAACGTTTGTAGGGTTAATATCCATGATGGATCCACCAAGGGAGGAATCAGCAGGAGCTGTTGCTTCTTGTATTGATGCAGGGATTAAGCCGGTTATGATTACTGGTGATCATAAAATAACGGCCTCTGCTATTGCTAAGCAAATTGGTATATTAAAAATTGAGTCAGAAGCAGTAGAGGGCTCTGAGATTGAAAAATGGAGTGATCAAGAGCTTAAAGAAAAAGTAACTGATATCTCGGTTTACGCAAGGGTTTCTCCAGAACACAAAATTAGGATTGTAAGAGCGTGGCAGGAAAAAGGGAATGTCGTTGCGATGACAGGAGATGGTGTAAATGATGGGCCTGCATTAAAACAGGCTGACATAGGAATCGCCATGGGGATCACTGGGACAGAGGTGGCGAAAGAAGCTTCTTCTATGGTTTTAACGGATGACAATTTTTCAACCATTGTAAAAGCCATTTCAAATGGTCGAAGCATTTATGCAAACATTCAAAATTCCATTAAGTTTTTATTAGCTGGAAATATGGGTGGAGTTTTATCTGTTCTTTACGCTTCTATATTAGCTTTACCAGTTCCGTTTGCAGCCGTCCATTTACTGTTTATTAACCTACTGACAGACAGTTTACCAGCGATAGCAATCGGTCTTGAGCCTCACAATAAGAAAATAATGAAGGAAAAACCTAGAGATATAAATACACCTCTGTTAAATAAAGCATTTGCGAAACGAGTTTCCGTTGAGGGTGTAATTATCGCCATCGCAACCTTAATTGCATTTCACATTGGACTTTCAACGGGAGACGCATTGGTTGCAAGTACAATGGCCTTTTCGACATTGTGTTTAGCTAGACTGTTTCACGGTTTCAACTCTAGAAGTAACCAGTCTTTATTTAAAATAGGTTTCTTCTCAAATAAATATCTTTGGTATGCTGTCATCCTAGGAGTGGTACTATTGCACTTAGTGTTATTCTTACCACCGCTGATGGGCGTATTTGAAATTGCAACTCTTAATGCAGCGCAATTTGGAACCATTTATGGTTTGTCTTTAGTGCCACTTGTGGTGATTCAGTTGTTTAGACTGTTTTTTTCAAAGTAA
- a CDS encoding CAP domain-containing protein, which produces MKKTVVSLVVAGALLVSGPLASSAAHESGSKNVYESRYVVTVNNTTNWNAFIQSLLKKYYSQNDQTQPQVEKPSQPAEEPAKETNQTEPTEPKAQEPVQESPLVQQPVQQQPVEQTNETTNKATYSLNQFEQEVVTLTNNERVKHGLQPLKIDLKVSEVARLKSSDMKNNGYFSHTSPTYGSPFDMMKQFGVQYRAAGENIAKGQRSPQEVVNAWMNSEGHRKNILSSNFTHIGVGHVEGNYWTQMFIGK; this is translated from the coding sequence ATGAAAAAAACAGTAGTATCTTTAGTAGTAGCAGGTGCACTATTGGTTTCAGGGCCATTAGCTAGTTCTGCGGCACATGAAAGTGGATCAAAAAATGTATACGAAAGTCGTTATGTTGTAACTGTGAACAACACGACGAACTGGAATGCGTTTATTCAGAGCTTACTTAAAAAATATTATTCTCAAAACGATCAAACTCAGCCACAAGTGGAAAAACCTTCTCAACCAGCTGAGGAGCCTGCAAAAGAAACAAATCAAACTGAACCAACAGAACCTAAGGCCCAAGAACCAGTTCAGGAAAGTCCTCTCGTACAGCAGCCTGTTCAACAACAGCCGGTTGAACAAACAAATGAAACGACAAATAAGGCTACTTACTCATTAAATCAGTTTGAACAAGAAGTTGTAACACTAACGAATAATGAACGTGTCAAACATGGCTTACAGCCACTAAAAATTGATTTAAAAGTAAGTGAAGTTGCTAGACTAAAATCTTCTGATATGAAGAATAATGGGTATTTTTCTCATACAAGTCCAACCTACGGATCACCATTCGATATGATGAAGCAATTTGGTGTTCAATACCGTGCAGCTGGTGAAAATATTGCGAAGGGTCAGCGTTCTCCACAAGAGGTTGTAAATGCATGGATGAACAGTGAAGGTCACCGTAAAAACATTTTAAGTTCAAACTTTACTCACATTGGAGTAGGTCATGTTGAAGGAAATTATTGGACACAGATGTTTATTGGAAAATAA
- a CDS encoding DNA alkylation repair protein: protein MDFETVMQELESLGKERTKKLYISNGAHEPLFGVATGAMKPIAKKIKFNQSLADELYATGNYDAMYFAGIIAEPKAMTESDYDRWMGGAYFYMLSDYVVAVTLSESDIAQNVADNWIASGEELKMSAGWSCYCWLLGNRKDAEFSESKISNMLDLVKNKIHDSPARAKSAMNNFVYTVGISYVLLHEKAVETAKEIGVVEVKRDMKKNSLLNASESIQKEVERGRVGFKRKYVRC, encoded by the coding sequence TTGGATTTCGAAACGGTGATGCAAGAGCTAGAATCCCTAGGCAAGGAACGCACTAAGAAATTGTATATATCCAATGGTGCGCACGAGCCACTATTTGGGGTGGCCACAGGTGCTATGAAACCTATCGCAAAGAAAATAAAATTCAATCAAAGCTTAGCTGACGAGCTTTATGCAACAGGGAACTATGATGCCATGTACTTTGCAGGCATCATTGCAGAACCAAAAGCTATGACCGAGTCCGATTATGATCGTTGGATGGGTGGAGCGTATTTTTATATGCTGTCTGATTATGTGGTGGCAGTCACTTTATCAGAGTCAGATATCGCCCAAAATGTTGCGGATAATTGGATCGCAAGTGGTGAAGAATTGAAAATGTCAGCGGGCTGGAGTTGCTACTGCTGGCTTTTAGGGAATCGCAAAGACGCTGAATTTTCCGAGAGTAAGATTTCCAACATGCTTGATCTTGTGAAAAATAAGATTCATGATTCACCAGCACGAGCGAAATCTGCAATGAATAATTTTGTATACACGGTAGGGATCTCTTATGTGCTTTTACATGAAAAGGCAGTCGAGACTGCTAAGGAAATAGGGGTAGTAGAAGTTAAGCGGGATATGAAGAAAAACAGCTTACTTAACGCTTCCGAAAGTATTCAAAAAGAAGTTGAAAGAGGAAGAGTGGGTTTTAAACGCAAATATGTTAGATGTTAA